A window of Rhinolophus ferrumequinum isolate MPI-CBG mRhiFer1 chromosome X, mRhiFer1_v1.p, whole genome shotgun sequence contains these coding sequences:
- the ARSH gene encoding arylsulfatase H produces the protein MDDGGKNGNGQASEDDFGIYKNCWLSLSLCYLFGGLNGTFVTRNARPNIVLLMADDLGVGDLCSYGNNTVSTPNIDRLASEGVRLTQHLAAASVGTPSRAAFLTGRYPIRSGMASPSNLNRDLPWLGSSGGLPANETTFAKLLQHRGYRTGLIGKWHQGLSCASRDDHCYHPLNHGFNYFYGLPLGLLSDCTASETPELHRRLRVQLWVATAAIGLVPLLLLVPKLAHWLAIPWKVIAIFTVLALLFFASWYSSYGFTRRWNCVLMRNHEILQQPMREDRVSTFMLKEALSFINRYKHGPFLLFVSFLHVHTPLTTREKFVGHSKYGRYGDNIEEMDWMVGKILEALDQERLANHTLVYFTSDNGGHLEAQASGAQLGGWNGLYKGGKGMGGWEGGIRVPGIFRWPAVLEAGKVIDEPTSQMDIYPTLAYVAGGILPQDRVIDGRNLIPLLEGRVYHSDHEFLFHYCGCYLHSVRWHQKDCATVWKVHYVTPKFSPEGAGACYGSAMCSCSTDVTYHDPPLLFDISRDPSEARPVSPGNEALFDSVVQKVEAAIQDHRQTLTPAPLQLSMFNTIWKPWLQPCCGTFPFCGCDKEDDIIPNA, from the exons ATGGATGACG GTGGCAAAAATGGGAATGGCCAGGCCAGCGAGGATGATTTTGGGATCTACAA GAACTGCTGGCTGTCGCTATCACTGTGTTACTTATTTGGGGGACTCAACGGAACGTTCGTGACAAGGAACGCCAGGCCCAATATTGTCCTCTTAATGGCAGACGACCTTGGGGTCGGGGACTTATGCAGCTACGGTAACAACACCGTGAG CACACCCAACATCGACCGCCTGGCGAGTGAGGGAGTAAGGCTCACCCAGCACCTGGCAGCTGCCTCTGTAGGCACCCCAAGTCGGGCTGCCTTCCTAACTGGTCGGTACCCCATCCGGTCAG GAATGGCGTCTCCCTCCAACCTGAACCGTGACCTGCCCTGGCTTGGAAGCTCAGGTGGTCTTCCCGCCAACGAGACGACATTTGCCAAGCTGCTGCAGCATCGGGGTTACCGTACAGGACTGATAG GAAAATGGCACCAAGGTCTGAGCTGTGCGTCCCGGGACGACCACTGCTACCACCCCCTGAACCACGGGTTCAACTATTTCTACGGCTTGCCCTTGGGTCTCCTGAGTGACTGCACAGCATCTGAGACGCCAGAACTGCACAGGCGCCTCAGGGTCCAGCTCTGGGTGGCCACAGCAGCCATCGGCCTCGTACCTCTTCTCCTCCTTGTCCCCAAGCTTGCTCATTGGCTCGCAATTCCCTGGAAGGTCATCGCGATCTTCACTGTCCTCGCCCTCCTCTTTTTTGCATCCTGGTACTCCAGCTATGGCTTCACTCGGCGTTGGAACTGCGTCCTGATGAGAAACCACGAAATCCTCCAGCAGCCGATGAGAGAAGACAGAGTGTCAACATTCATGCTGAAAGAAGCCCTGAGCTTCATCAACAG GTATAAACATGGACCTTTTCTCCTGTTCGTTTCCTTTCTACATGTCCACACACCACTGACCACCCGAGAGAAGTTTGTGGGGCACAGTAAATATGGACGCTACGGCGATAACATCGAAGAAATGGATTGGATGGTGG GTAAGATCCTGGAGGCCCTGGACCAGGAGCGTCTGGCCAACCACACGCTGGTGTACTTCACCTCGGACAACGGGGGTCACCTGGAGGCGCAGGCCAGCGGGGCCCAGCTGGGCGGCTGGAACGGGCTCTACAAAG GTGGCAAAGGGATGGGCGGATGGGAAGGGGGCATCCGTGTCCCAGGAATATTCCGGTGGCCggcagtcctggaggctgggaaggtgATCGACGAACCCACGAGTCAAATGGACATTTACCCAACCCTGGCTTATGTCGCTGGAGGAATATTGCCCCAGGACAG AGTGATCGATGGCCGGAACCTGATACCTCTGTTGGAAGGACGGGTCTACCACTCGGACCATGAATTTCTCTTCCACTACTGTGGGTGCTACCTGCACAGCGTGAGGTGGCATCAGAAGGACT GTGCAACTGTGTGGAAGGTTCATTATGTGACCCCCAAGTTCTCCCCAGAGGGCGCTGGGGCCTGCTACGGAAGTGCAATGTGTTCCTGCAGCACCGATGTGACCTACCATGACCCTCCACTGCTCTTTGACATTTCAAGGGACCCTTCTGAAGCCCGACCTGTCAGCCCTGGCAATGAAGCGTTATTCGACTCAGTGGTCCAGAAAGTCGAGGCAGCCATACAAGACCATCGTCAGACGCTCACACCCGCCCCACTGCAGCTGTCCATGTTCAACACCATTTGGAAGCCGTGGCTGCAGCCCTGCTGTGGGACGTTCCCCTTTTGTGGCTGTGACAAAGAAGATGACATTATACCCAATGCTTGA